CAAACTTTTGATGGCCGTAGGGATGATCCCGATCCGGAGTCGGGGAGGCAAGCTGATTCGTCGCCAGCCCTAGAACATTGTTTATACTATCGGTCACGCTATGGATGGCATCGGCCAAAAGGCTGAGCGATCCCGTGAGGACACCCACAATTGCTTTTAAGACAACCACCGTTAAGTTCAGAATGAGGGTGATGATCAGAACTCGACGAACGGTGCTGCGGCGATCCGTAGCCATTGTGTTTTCTCCCACTTCGCACATTAACAGCTAGAATGGCTTCTATTCTAAAAGTGGTAGATATCTTATGCTCACTTTAGAGTGAGATTACCGCATATCAATCTCTACAACCGCTGGCCGTTATTGAAACAAGTCGCATCTCCGACGCGGGGAAGCAACCGTTTTAGGGCAACTTCAGGGGCGATCGCTCGTTTTGCTAATTGCAGAGACGTATTGATAAGGGCTGCATTCAAAAAGGTTACATTTCTTAACTCTTTCGCATGGGACACAGAAAAACTACTGAACTTTTTTCTTCGCCTTTAAGGAAACTGCATCGGAAAGTTAGGTGAAAGCAGCAATGTTTCTCCTGCGTCCAAACGCAACAATGGAATCACTTCTGGAGAACGCACAACATGAAGGCCGTACGGTTAGGGGGCAATTGGACCGGATTGGTCTTCTCGTTAGGAAAGCGTCCTTACAGTTGGATTGGTTTGCCTGACTCTGGGGGCTTGTGGAGTCAGGCATTTTTTATGGGCACAAAAAGCGGTTTGTCATTGATGGCGAATAGATACAGCCGCTAGAGAATTTTTTCCAGACCGTAGACTAAACTCTTGAGTTCGATCACCTTTCGAATCGAGAGGAGTACCCCTGGCATGTAGCAAGCGCGATCGCTCGTATCGTGGCGGAGGGTGTAAATCTGTCCGGGGGCACCGAAGATGACCTCTTGGTGGGCAATCAGTCCCGGCAAACGGACGCTGTGAATGTGAATGCCCTCGTTTGTCCGTGCACCTCTGGCTCCGGTCAGGGTTTCCGCTTCGTTGACCAGGGGCGGGTTGAAGGCTTTCCCCATCTCTTCCAGCATTTGGGCCGTTTGAATGGCCGTTCCGCTCGGTGCATCCGCCTTTTGGTTGTGATGCAGTTCGATGATTTCGACGTGATCGAAATAGCGAGAGGCTTGAATTGCGGCCTGCTGGAGTAAGACCACCCCAATCGAAAAGTTAGGAATAATCAAACACCCCAAGCTAGACTTGTCGGCAAAGTCGGCCAGTTCAGCGATTTGCTCTGGACTGAGTCCCGTTGTCCCCACCACTGGACGCACCCCATAGGCGATCGCCGATCGCACATTGTTGTACACCGAGTCGGGGTGGGTAAAGTCCACCACCACGGGTAACTGCTTTTCCTGCGCCGCCATCGCCAGGGTCGCTTCCATGTCCGCCAAAATCGGTACTTCTAGCGGCCCACAGCCTGCTACTTCCCCCACATCTTGCCCCATGAGTGTCGGATTGCGATCGAGCGCTGCAATCAGGGTCATGTCTTCGGCTTGGGCGATCGCCTTAATGACCTCGCGCCCCATTTTTCCCGCCGCTCCGTTGACCACCACCGGAATTGGCGCTTGTGTTGTCATAGTTCTATCCTGTGTTGAAACATATCCGTTTCCCCATTGTTATGCGAAGTGCGGTGCAGTGCCAAATCCCCCATGAGCCTTGCGATGGAATCCCTCCGGTTACTGAGGGCTAGCCGATGGCTCCATCTCGCTAGGTAGGGGAGAAGATCCAGATTCAGGCAAGGCTCCGGGCGTGCTGCCCCGCTTGAGCAATACCGAAATGTCGTACAGCATAGTGCGATCGTTTTCCGTCCGAGCAGTAACGGCGATCGCCCGAATCGCTTCCACGTAACTACCCACCGACGGCGGCAGGGCGGGAATGGGGAAGGTATTTTGGCCATTGAAGAGGCGATCGATATCGGCAAAGAAATAGCCCACATTGCTGGTGGGTGCGAGAGCCGTAGCCGTGGTAAACAGAGGGTTTGCCGTGGCGAGAGAGGTTTCCGCCGTTACAGGCAGCACTGAGGTGGCACCGGGCGCACTCAACGACCAAAACGCCACGTCTTGGTCGAGCCAGCCCTGTTGTACCGTCAGGGCACCGGAGGGAGCCGTTAGCACTT
This genomic interval from Synechococcales cyanobacterium T60_A2020_003 contains the following:
- a CDS encoding 4-hydroxy-tetrahydrodipicolinate reductase yields the protein MTTQAPIPVVVNGAAGKMGREVIKAIAQAEDMTLIAALDRNPTLMGQDVGEVAGCGPLEVPILADMEATLAMAAQEKQLPVVVDFTHPDSVYNNVRSAIAYGVRPVVGTTGLSPEQIAELADFADKSSLGCLIIPNFSIGVVLLQQAAIQASRYFDHVEIIELHHNQKADAPSGTAIQTAQMLEEMGKAFNPPLVNEAETLTGARGARTNEGIHIHSVRLPGLIAHQEVIFGAPGQIYTLRHDTSDRACYMPGVLLSIRKVIELKSLVYGLEKIL